From the genome of Acidobacteriota bacterium, one region includes:
- the murC gene encoding UDP-N-acetylmuramate--L-alanine ligase, producing MRLSRLNRVHFVGIGGSGMSGIAEVLLNLGFRVTGSDLKEGAAARSLAAKGAVVSFGHRPENLGDAQVLVYSSAVSPNNPEVLEARRKGIPAIPRGEMLAELMRLKTSVAVAGSHGKTTVTAMVAHLAQAAGLDPTVVIGGRLSTLGSSARLGRSDLLVAEADESDRSFLLLHPVLSVVTNIDWEHVDCYPTLEDLKAAFLEFANRVPFFGGCVACGDDPNVRAILPEVRRRVVTYGTEFPADFVAVSIDPPPGYGEAFDLYAGGDLRGEIALKQVGHHIVLNALAAVAVAEELQIPFEAIRQGLASFPGADRRFEHKGERAGVRVVDDYGHHPTEIRAVLEAARRVAGEGRVVVLFQPHRYTRVAALMDAFAEVLGQADLLLVSDIYAASEAPIRGVSGKELVRRIRRLGHRAVRHCPRVEDMAEAILPALRPGDLVITLGAGHITTVGERLLALLEGLHDA from the coding sequence ATGAGGCTCTCCCGGCTGAACCGCGTCCATTTCGTGGGAATCGGCGGGAGCGGGATGAGCGGCATCGCGGAGGTGCTCCTCAACCTCGGTTTCCGGGTCACGGGCTCGGACCTGAAGGAGGGCGCGGCCGCCAGGAGCCTGGCGGCGAAGGGCGCCGTCGTGTCCTTCGGCCACCGACCGGAGAACCTCGGCGACGCGCAGGTCCTCGTGTACTCCTCCGCCGTCTCCCCGAACAACCCCGAGGTCTTGGAGGCGCGGCGCAAGGGCATCCCGGCGATCCCGCGCGGCGAGATGCTCGCCGAACTCATGCGCCTGAAGACCTCCGTCGCCGTCGCCGGATCCCACGGCAAGACCACCGTCACGGCCATGGTGGCCCACCTCGCCCAAGCGGCGGGGCTGGATCCGACGGTGGTCATCGGCGGCCGCCTCTCGACCCTCGGATCGTCGGCGCGCCTGGGCCGGAGCGACCTCCTGGTGGCCGAGGCGGACGAGTCGGACCGCTCCTTCCTCCTCCTTCATCCGGTCCTTTCGGTGGTGACCAACATCGACTGGGAACACGTGGACTGCTACCCCACGCTGGAGGATCTGAAGGCCGCCTTTCTGGAGTTCGCCAACCGCGTGCCCTTTTTCGGCGGGTGCGTGGCCTGTGGGGACGATCCCAACGTGCGAGCCATCCTCCCGGAGGTTCGCCGGAGGGTGGTCACGTATGGAACCGAGTTCCCCGCCGACTTCGTCGCCGTCTCCATCGATCCCCCGCCGGGGTACGGGGAGGCCTTCGACCTTTACGCGGGCGGGGACCTGAGGGGAGAGATCGCGCTGAAGCAGGTCGGGCATCACATCGTACTCAATGCCCTGGCCGCCGTGGCGGTGGCGGAGGAACTCCAGATCCCCTTCGAGGCCATCCGCCAGGGGCTCGCCTCGTTCCCCGGGGCGGATCGCCGGTTCGAACACAAGGGCGAGCGCGCCGGAGTCCGGGTGGTGGACGATTACGGCCATCACCCCACGGAGATCCGGGCCGTGCTGGAGGCGGCGCGAAGGGTGGCGGGAGAGGGCCGCGTCGTGGTGCTCTTCCAGCCCCACCGGTACACCCGGGTCGCCGCGCTGATGGACGCTTTCGCCGAAGTCCTCGGGCAGGCCGACCTCCTCCTCGTTTCCGACATCTACGCGGCCTCCGAAGCCCCCATCCGCGGGGTCTCGGGGAAGGAGCTGGTCCGCAGGATCCGGCGACTCGGCCACAGGGCCGTCCGCCACTGCCCGCGGGTGGAGGACATGGCCGAGGCGATCCTCCCCGCCCTGCGGCCGGGGGACCTCGTGATCACACTGGGCGCGGGCCACATCACCACGGTGGGCGAGCGCCTTTTGGCTCTCCTGGAGGGGCTCCATGACGCTTGA
- the murG gene encoding undecaprenyldiphospho-muramoylpentapeptide beta-N-acetylglucosaminyltransferase: MNRERFRLIVAGGGTGGHFFPGLAVAQAVVALQPDAEVLFVGSARGIEARLAPRNGFPFKALPASGFASVGAAARVRALASVPAALALGLGTLLQSKPHAVLGVGGYASVPMGLAAGLAGIPLILLEQNVSPGLANRLLSRFAALVAVAFPQTKTAFRGKGRLLGNPVRASLTAVPPESGPERPFRLLVFGGSGGASALNAALEEALPALRAFPGGVEILHQTGEKDLERVRTAYEGSGIPARVEPFLHDMDRAYAWCHACVCRAGATTLAEIAAARRPALLVPFPHAAGGHQSANARGMEELGGAIRIEQADLTTGILMEALGRLAERTVRERMARALGKAARPDAARAIAEYVLLAGGRP; this comes from the coding sequence GTGAACAGGGAGAGGTTCCGGCTGATCGTGGCGGGCGGAGGAACGGGGGGTCATTTCTTCCCCGGCCTTGCCGTGGCGCAGGCCGTGGTCGCCCTCCAGCCCGACGCGGAGGTCCTCTTCGTGGGAAGCGCCCGCGGAATCGAAGCCCGCCTCGCCCCGAGAAACGGGTTCCCCTTCAAGGCGCTGCCCGCCTCGGGATTCGCCTCCGTGGGAGCCGCCGCGCGGGTCCGCGCCCTCGCCTCCGTTCCGGCGGCCCTCGCGCTGGGCCTGGGAACGCTCCTTCAGTCGAAACCCCACGCCGTCCTCGGCGTGGGCGGCTACGCCTCTGTCCCCATGGGGCTGGCCGCGGGACTCGCGGGGATTCCCCTGATCCTCCTCGAACAAAACGTATCGCCGGGCCTCGCCAACCGGCTTCTGTCCCGCTTCGCGGCCCTCGTGGCCGTCGCGTTCCCCCAGACCAAGACCGCCTTCCGCGGCAAGGGCCGCCTTCTGGGCAATCCCGTGCGGGCCTCCTTGACCGCCGTCCCTCCCGAGTCGGGACCCGAACGCCCCTTCCGCCTCCTGGTTTTCGGGGGAAGCGGGGGGGCCTCGGCGCTCAACGCGGCCCTGGAGGAGGCGCTCCCCGCCCTGCGCGCCTTCCCCGGGGGGGTGGAAATCCTCCACCAGACGGGCGAGAAGGATCTGGAGCGCGTTCGGACGGCCTATGAGGGCTCGGGCATCCCGGCGCGGGTGGAGCCCTTCCTCCACGACATGGACCGGGCTTACGCCTGGTGCCACGCCTGCGTCTGCCGGGCAGGCGCAACGACCCTCGCGGAGATCGCCGCCGCGAGACGCCCCGCCCTTCTGGTCCCCTTTCCCCACGCCGCGGGAGGACACCAGTCCGCCAACGCTCGGGGCATGGAGGAGCTGGGCGGGGCCATCCGGATCGAGCAAGCGGACCTCACCACCGGGATCCTCATGGAGGCGCTGGGCCGCCTGGCAGAGAGGACCGTCCGGGAGAGGATGGCGAGGGCCCTCGGGAAGGCCGCCCGGCCCGACGCGGCCCGCGCCATCGCCGAGTACGTGCTTCTCGCGGGAGGGCGGCCATGA
- the ftsW gene encoding putative lipid II flippase FtsW encodes MSRTLRYDRQLAVVVLALMAAGLVMIYNASAVVALKHKGDPMYFFTHQAVWMVVGIAVLLVGLRIPYTWWKDRRVVLTLLSAEFLLLVVALFMPAINGSHRWIRLWKMTLQPSESAKLVLVIFAAYLLERKQREGRDWVQTLVPLAAVGGLASVLILLQPDLGTVVILWLILGSLLFVTGLPWKWIAPAVAGGFAVFLLLIVAAPYRFQRVFVFLNPGSDPQGKGFQAQQSLIAVGSGGLFGKWFDGSSQKLMFLPEPHTDFIYAMVGETFGLLGCTALLGLFLWLGYRGLRAVKGAPDEFGALLAVGLTTWILGQALIHILVTLCMVPTKGLPLPLFSYGGSNLVVTLSGLGILLNVSQHE; translated from the coding sequence GTGAGCCGGACCCTCCGGTACGACCGTCAACTGGCCGTCGTCGTCCTCGCCCTCATGGCGGCGGGATTGGTGATGATCTACAACGCCTCGGCGGTGGTGGCGCTCAAGCACAAGGGCGACCCCATGTACTTCTTCACCCACCAGGCCGTCTGGATGGTCGTCGGAATCGCGGTCCTCCTCGTGGGCCTGCGCATCCCCTACACCTGGTGGAAGGACCGACGCGTGGTCCTCACGCTGCTGTCCGCCGAGTTCCTCCTTCTCGTGGTGGCGCTCTTCATGCCCGCCATCAACGGGTCTCACCGCTGGATCCGCCTCTGGAAGATGACGCTTCAGCCCTCCGAGTCGGCCAAGCTCGTGCTCGTGATCTTCGCCGCCTACCTGCTTGAGCGCAAGCAACGGGAGGGACGAGACTGGGTCCAGACGCTCGTTCCCCTCGCCGCCGTGGGAGGCCTCGCCTCGGTCCTCATCCTCCTCCAGCCGGACCTCGGAACCGTCGTGATCCTCTGGTTGATCCTCGGCTCCCTCCTTTTCGTGACCGGGCTTCCCTGGAAGTGGATCGCCCCCGCCGTCGCCGGGGGGTTCGCCGTCTTCCTCCTGCTGATCGTGGCGGCCCCGTACAGGTTCCAGCGCGTGTTCGTCTTCTTGAATCCAGGCTCCGATCCCCAGGGGAAGGGATTCCAGGCCCAGCAATCCCTCATCGCGGTGGGAAGCGGGGGCCTGTTCGGGAAGTGGTTCGACGGCTCCAGCCAGAAGCTCATGTTCCTTCCGGAGCCGCACACGGACTTCATCTACGCCATGGTGGGCGAGACCTTCGGCCTCCTCGGATGCACCGCACTCCTGGGACTTTTCCTGTGGCTCGGGTACCGGGGACTCCGTGCCGTGAAGGGAGCCCCGGACGAATTCGGGGCGCTCCTGGCCGTGGGGCTCACCACGTGGATCCTCGGACAGGCCCTGATCCACATCCTGGTGACCCTCTGCATGGTCCCCACCAAGGGCCTGCCCCTGCCCCTGTTCTCGTATGGGGGATCGAATCTCGTGGTGACGTTGTCGGGGCTCGGGATCCTTCTCAACGTGAGCCAGCATGAATGA
- the murD gene encoding UDP-N-acetylmuramoyl-L-alanine--D-glutamate ligase translates to MKLLVVGMGDSGFAAARLALELGHAVAACDERTSEDLAVDLSPLLSRGLLFYGGSQSPALLQGVDSVILSPGVPRASDLVRTALQAGIPVLGEVEWAFRSARGRIAGVTGSNGKSTTTTLLSEILAAHFPDVRAGGNLGRPFSEMVMGSTEDTWHVLELSSFQLESIDTFRADVALLLNVTPDHQDRYATFDEYSRAKARVFLNQKASDAAVFSAADAEALRWGEAAPGRRFPFTAVGTLREGAFVRGGRALWAHDGREETLFPLEALPLPGLHNLENALAACLAARLAGVPEGGLREPLSRFRGLPHRLEKVASAGGISVYNDSKATNTDAVLKALTAFQGGVILLVGGKDKGADWNVLLPEVRRCCRAVLAFGAAREKAAAALRDGAPLVESHPTLKEATDRALDLARPGDSVVLSPACASFDEFRNFEDRGEKFAAWVRGRMGE, encoded by the coding sequence ATGAAACTTCTCGTCGTGGGCATGGGAGACTCGGGATTCGCGGCCGCCAGGCTCGCCCTGGAGCTCGGCCACGCCGTGGCGGCCTGCGACGAGCGAACGAGCGAGGACCTCGCGGTGGACCTCTCCCCGCTCCTGTCCCGGGGTCTCCTCTTCTACGGAGGGAGCCAATCCCCCGCCCTGCTCCAAGGCGTGGATTCGGTCATCCTCTCCCCCGGCGTCCCCCGCGCCTCGGACCTGGTCCGCACGGCTCTCCAGGCCGGAATTCCCGTGCTGGGCGAGGTGGAGTGGGCCTTCCGCTCCGCGAGGGGCCGCATCGCGGGCGTCACGGGAAGCAACGGCAAGAGCACCACCACGACCCTGCTCTCCGAAATCCTGGCGGCCCATTTCCCCGACGTTCGCGCGGGCGGAAACCTCGGGCGCCCCTTCTCCGAAATGGTCATGGGCTCGACGGAAGACACCTGGCACGTTTTGGAGCTGTCCTCCTTTCAGCTGGAGAGCATCGACACCTTCCGCGCCGACGTGGCTCTCCTCCTCAACGTGACCCCCGACCACCAGGACCGGTACGCCACCTTCGACGAGTACTCGCGAGCCAAGGCCCGCGTATTCCTCAACCAGAAGGCTTCGGACGCGGCCGTTTTCTCCGCCGCCGACGCCGAGGCCCTTCGGTGGGGCGAGGCGGCCCCGGGCCGCCGGTTCCCCTTCACGGCCGTCGGGACCCTGCGAGAGGGGGCCTTCGTCCGCGGCGGGCGGGCCCTCTGGGCCCACGACGGGCGGGAGGAGACCCTCTTTCCCCTGGAAGCCCTTCCCCTGCCGGGGCTCCACAACCTCGAAAACGCGCTCGCCGCCTGCCTCGCCGCCCGCCTGGCCGGAGTCCCGGAAGGAGGCCTGAGGGAGCCCCTTTCGCGCTTCAGGGGCCTGCCGCACCGGCTGGAAAAGGTCGCCTCGGCCGGCGGGATTTCCGTGTACAACGACTCCAAAGCCACCAACACGGATGCCGTCCTGAAGGCCCTCACCGCCTTCCAGGGAGGGGTCATCCTCCTCGTGGGGGGGAAGGACAAGGGGGCCGACTGGAATGTCCTCCTGCCCGAGGTCCGCAGGTGCTGCCGGGCCGTCCTGGCCTTCGGCGCGGCCCGGGAGAAGGCCGCCGCCGCCTTGCGGGACGGGGCCCCCCTCGTCGAGAGCCACCCGACTTTGAAGGAAGCCACCGACCGGGCGCTGGACCTCGCCAGGCCCGGGGACAGCGTGGTGCTCTCCCCGGCCTGCGCCTCCTTCGACGAGTTCCGCAATTTCGAGGACCGCGGGGAGAAATTCGCCGCGTGGGTCCGAGGGAGGATGGGCGAGTGA
- the mraY gene encoding phospho-N-acetylmuramoyl-pentapeptide-transferase, translating into MLYFLLFPFHEHAGFLRIFRYITFRGALAIALALLLSLLLGPRLIAALQRMNLRQYIREEGPKAHQVKAGTPTMGGLLILLSLTVASLLCIRWDSPLFWLLLLSTLSFGGIGFADDYLKMRRRQNQGLTARQKFALQFAAAFAVAGFLYYYAQVGPYDTTLTVPFFKNFHPDLGLFFIPFAAVVLVGSSNAVNLTDGLDGLAIGCTLIAASTYAILAYAAGNTIIAGYLGIPYVRDTGELAIFAAALAGSSLGFLWFNAHPAQVFMGDVGSLALGAAIGTLALIIKQEILLVVVGGLFVAEALSVILQVASYRLRNKKRIFRCAPLHHHFELGGWAETQVVIRFWIVAILFALMGLATLKIR; encoded by the coding sequence ATGCTCTATTTCCTCCTCTTCCCCTTCCACGAGCACGCGGGCTTCCTGCGGATCTTTCGGTACATCACCTTCCGCGGCGCCCTGGCCATCGCCCTCGCGCTCCTGCTGAGCCTGCTCCTCGGACCCCGGCTCATCGCCGCGCTCCAGCGGATGAACCTGAGGCAGTACATTCGCGAGGAGGGCCCCAAGGCCCACCAAGTCAAAGCGGGAACGCCCACCATGGGGGGGCTCCTGATCCTCCTGAGCCTCACCGTGGCCTCGCTCCTTTGCATCCGCTGGGATTCCCCCCTCTTCTGGCTCCTTCTCCTGAGCACCCTTTCCTTCGGCGGCATCGGCTTCGCCGACGACTACCTGAAAATGAGGCGCAGGCAGAACCAGGGGCTCACGGCCCGGCAGAAATTCGCCCTCCAGTTCGCGGCCGCCTTCGCCGTGGCCGGATTCCTGTATTACTACGCCCAGGTCGGGCCCTACGACACCACCCTCACGGTGCCCTTCTTCAAGAACTTCCACCCGGACCTCGGGCTCTTCTTCATCCCCTTCGCCGCGGTGGTTCTCGTGGGCTCCTCCAACGCGGTCAACCTCACCGACGGGCTGGACGGGCTCGCCATCGGCTGCACGCTGATCGCCGCCTCCACCTACGCCATCCTGGCCTACGCCGCCGGCAACACGATCATCGCGGGGTATCTCGGCATCCCGTACGTTCGGGACACGGGGGAGCTGGCCATCTTCGCCGCCGCCCTGGCGGGATCGAGCCTCGGCTTTCTCTGGTTCAACGCGCATCCGGCCCAGGTCTTCATGGGAGACGTCGGGTCCCTGGCCCTCGGGGCCGCCATCGGGACGCTGGCCCTCATTATCAAGCAGGAGATCCTCCTGGTGGTCGTGGGGGGACTCTTCGTCGCGGAGGCCCTCTCGGTCATCCTCCAGGTGGCCTCCTACCGGCTTCGGAACAAAAAGCGCATCTTCCGCTGCGCGCCCCTCCACCACCACTTCGAACTGGGGGGGTGGGCCGAAACCCAGGTGGTGATCCGGTTCTGGATCGTGGCCATCCTCTTCGCCCTCATGGGGCTCGCCACGCTGAAGATCCGATGA
- the murF gene encoding UDP-N-acetylmuramoyl-tripeptide--D-alanyl-D-alanine ligase, with protein sequence MAGMILPLDTIAAVTGGRVLAPAERPSVGLALDSRRCEGGRLFAALRGTRNDGHDYLADAALHGAAAALVERELPVPAGMGAVLVPSVERALAALGRHVRDAFPGTVAGVVGSCGKTTTKDFCAALLRRLGPVHATAGNRNNLLGLPATLLEADASARFWVLEMGISRPGEMEDLAPIARPTAVVFTTIQPVHTEFFPSLEAIRDEKARVLAHVPAGGLAVLNHDDPLLCGMEIPGGLRRATYGRNPGADLRVFPLEKPGPEGSLFVLERGGRRAEGILPLAGRHNLMNLAAAACLAVEEGLSLEEAARVAADLRPAPHRGERHHLAGSVLLLDDSYNSNPAALSEVLAETRSWGRPVAAALGEMLELGPASTELHREAGRRAARAGVTVLLAVGGPDAGEMARSFGESGGEVRHVGHWSEGAHWIEERLPEGGALLVKGSRGIGLDALVAWLLERRGL encoded by the coding sequence ATGGCCGGGATGATCCTGCCCCTGGACACCATCGCCGCCGTGACCGGCGGCCGCGTGCTGGCTCCGGCCGAGCGGCCCTCGGTGGGGCTCGCCCTGGATTCGAGGCGCTGCGAGGGAGGCAGGCTCTTCGCCGCCCTCCGGGGCACCCGGAACGACGGCCACGATTATCTCGCCGACGCGGCGCTTCACGGGGCCGCCGCCGCCCTCGTGGAGCGGGAGTTGCCCGTCCCGGCCGGCATGGGCGCCGTCCTCGTCCCCTCCGTCGAGAGGGCCCTCGCCGCCCTGGGCCGGCACGTGCGCGACGCCTTCCCGGGAACGGTGGCGGGCGTGGTGGGTTCCTGCGGCAAGACGACCACGAAGGACTTCTGCGCCGCCCTCTTGAGGAGGCTCGGCCCCGTCCACGCCACGGCCGGGAACCGGAACAACCTCCTCGGTCTCCCCGCGACCCTCCTCGAGGCCGACGCCTCGGCGCGCTTCTGGGTTCTGGAGATGGGCATCAGCCGTCCCGGAGAGATGGAAGACCTGGCCCCCATCGCGCGGCCCACGGCCGTGGTCTTCACGACGATTCAGCCCGTCCACACGGAGTTCTTCCCCTCCCTGGAGGCCATTCGGGACGAGAAGGCGAGGGTGCTGGCCCACGTTCCCGCCGGGGGACTCGCCGTCCTCAACCATGACGACCCCCTCCTTTGCGGCATGGAGATCCCCGGGGGGCTCCGCCGGGCGACCTACGGCCGGAACCCGGGAGCGGACCTGAGGGTCTTCCCGCTGGAGAAGCCCGGTCCCGAAGGGTCCCTGTTCGTCCTGGAACGAGGCGGCCGCCGGGCCGAGGGCATCCTGCCCCTGGCGGGGCGGCACAACCTCATGAACCTGGCCGCCGCGGCCTGTCTGGCCGTGGAGGAAGGGCTCTCCCTCGAGGAGGCGGCCCGGGTGGCCGCGGACCTCCGGCCCGCCCCCCACAGGGGGGAGAGGCACCACCTGGCCGGGTCGGTCCTGCTCCTCGACGACTCGTACAACTCGAACCCGGCGGCCCTCTCGGAGGTTCTTGCCGAGACCCGATCCTGGGGCCGGCCCGTGGCGGCCGCTCTGGGCGAGATGCTGGAACTGGGCCCCGCCTCCACGGAACTGCATCGGGAGGCGGGGCGCCGCGCCGCCCGAGCCGGAGTGACGGTCCTCCTGGCCGTGGGAGGACCGGACGCGGGAGAAATGGCTCGGTCCTTCGGCGAATCGGGGGGCGAGGTCCGGCACGTGGGCCACTGGAGCGAGGGGGCCCACTGGATCGAGGAGCGCCTCCCGGAGGGCGGCGCGCTGTTGGTGAAAGGGTCCCGAGGCATCGGGCTGGACGCTCTCGTGGCCTGGCTCCTGGAACGGAGGGGCCTCTGA
- a CDS encoding UDP-N-acetylmuramoyl-L-alanyl-D-glutamate--2,6-diaminopimelate ligase — MRVPGMSLADLLALVPHSSVEGSAEATLTGLTCDSREVSQGDAFFALRGFREDGRRFVPEAVSRGAAAVFSHAGPEGVAPKVPWIVCPRDRESFSAAAAALYATRDLPVKIVGVTGTNGKTTVAYLLRSIFRQAGGCGLLGTIEYDDGRGLTPAARTTPEAHEIHAWIRRLAEGGVPFGAMEVSSHSLVLHRVRHVSLSAAAFTNLTRDHLDFHETMEAYFQAKRQIFDLLRPGGTAVLNLEDGFGLRLVSELEGPRILTVGLSKPAQVRPKRFTMDLQGIRGVFSSPFGEVEVRSSLLGNFNLQNLLVATGAALAAGAAPDQAAAGIEAMKGVPGRVERVDAGQPFTVIVDYAHTDDALKNLLSTLRDLRPDRLLTVFGCGGDRDRSKRPLMGAMAARLSDVVVLTSDNPRSEDPSAIAADAEAGIRPELTPRKEYHCILDRREALAAALRMAQAGDVVVVAGKGHERTQTSKGRVRPFHDPTVLRELLGEMGWPG, encoded by the coding sequence GTGAGGGTCCCCGGGATGTCCCTGGCCGATCTCCTGGCCCTCGTCCCCCACTCGAGCGTCGAGGGCTCCGCCGAAGCGACCCTCACGGGGCTCACCTGCGATTCGCGCGAGGTTTCCCAGGGGGATGCCTTCTTCGCCCTTCGGGGATTTCGGGAGGACGGACGACGCTTCGTTCCGGAGGCGGTCTCCCGCGGGGCGGCGGCGGTGTTCTCCCACGCCGGTCCCGAAGGCGTGGCGCCGAAGGTCCCCTGGATCGTCTGCCCCAGGGATCGCGAGTCCTTTTCCGCGGCGGCGGCGGCCCTCTACGCGACGCGGGACCTGCCCGTCAAGATCGTCGGCGTGACGGGCACCAACGGAAAGACCACGGTGGCCTACCTCCTCCGGAGCATCTTCCGCCAGGCCGGCGGGTGCGGCCTCCTGGGCACCATCGAGTACGACGACGGGAGGGGCCTGACCCCCGCGGCGAGGACCACCCCGGAGGCCCACGAAATCCACGCCTGGATCCGAAGGCTCGCCGAGGGAGGGGTGCCCTTCGGAGCCATGGAGGTTTCTTCCCACTCCCTCGTCCTGCACCGGGTCCGCCACGTGTCCCTCTCCGCCGCCGCCTTCACGAACCTGACGCGGGACCACCTGGACTTCCACGAAACCATGGAGGCCTATTTCCAGGCCAAGAGGCAGATCTTCGACCTGCTTCGCCCCGGAGGGACGGCCGTCCTCAACCTGGAGGACGGGTTCGGCCTGAGGCTGGTCTCCGAGCTGGAGGGGCCCCGCATCCTGACGGTGGGGCTCTCCAAACCCGCCCAAGTCAGGCCCAAGCGCTTCACCATGGACCTCCAAGGGATCCGCGGCGTCTTCTCCAGCCCCTTCGGGGAGGTGGAGGTTCGCTCGTCCCTCCTCGGGAACTTCAACCTCCAAAACCTCCTCGTGGCCACGGGGGCGGCCTTGGCCGCCGGAGCCGCGCCCGACCAGGCGGCCGCCGGGATCGAAGCCATGAAGGGTGTCCCGGGGCGCGTGGAGCGGGTGGACGCGGGCCAGCCCTTCACCGTCATCGTGGACTACGCGCACACCGACGACGCCCTCAAGAACCTGCTCTCGACTCTCCGCGATCTGCGACCCGACCGGCTCCTGACGGTCTTCGGCTGCGGCGGGGACCGGGACCGGTCCAAGCGCCCCCTCATGGGCGCCATGGCCGCTCGGCTTTCGGACGTGGTGGTCCTCACATCCGACAACCCCCGGTCGGAGGACCCTTCGGCCATCGCCGCCGACGCGGAGGCGGGCATCCGCCCGGAACTCACCCCCCGGAAGGAGTACCACTGCATCCTCGACCGCCGGGAGGCCCTGGCCGCGGCCCTCCGGATGGCCCAGGCCGGGGACGTCGTGGTGGTGGCCGGCAAGGGGCACGAGAGGACTCAGACCTCCAAGGGGCGCGTCCGGCCCTTCCACGACCCGACGGTGCTTCGAGAACTGCTGGGAGAGATGGGATGGCCGGGATGA